One Pagrus major chromosome 15, Pma_NU_1.0 DNA window includes the following coding sequences:
- the rtn4a gene encoding reticulon-4a isoform X7 — protein MDAKRVVDLLYWRDVKTTSVVFGAALLLLLSLMVCSIVSVSSYIGLALLSVTICFRIYKGILQAIQKSDEGHPFKQYLDQEVALSEDMVHKYSDMVLAKLNKTIGELRRLFLVEDLVDSIKFAVLMWILTYVGALFNGLTLLILGLIGAFSCPIVYEKHQAQIDHYLALVNNQVKDVVGKIQAKVPGMKRKAE, from the exons tgGTGGATCTCCTCTACTGGCGTGATGTGAAGACCACGAGCGTGGTGTTCGGCGCcgccctgctgctcctcctctccctgatGGTGTGCAGCATCGTCAGCGTGAGCTCCTACATCGGCCTGGCTCTGCTCTCAGTCACCATCTGCTTCAGGATATACAAAGGCATCCTGCAGGCCATCCAGAAGTCAGATGAGGGACACCCATTCAA GCAGTACCTTGACCAGGAGGTGGCGCTGTCTGAGGACATGGTCCACAAGTACAGCGACATGGTTCTCGCCAAACTCAACAAGACCATCGGTGAATTAAGGCGCCTGTTCCTGGTCGAGGACCTGGTCGACTCCATCAAG tTTGCCGTGTTGATGTGGATCCTGACCTACGTTGGTGCCTTGTTCAACGGGCTCACTCTTCTTATTCTGG GTCTGATTGGAGCGTTCAGCTGCCCGATCGTCTACGAGAAACACCAG GCTCAGATCGACCACTACCTGGCTCTGGTCAACAACCAGGTCAAAGACGTTGTTGGAAA GATCCAGGCGAAGGTGCCGGGGATGAAACGTAAAGCGGAGTGA
- the rtn4a gene encoding reticulon-4a isoform X9, producing MENNSVDKQESEPAAQHWREQVVDLLYWRDVKTTSVVFGAALLLLLSLMVCSIVSVSSYIGLALLSVTICFRIYKGILQAIQKSDEGHPFKQYLDQEVALSEDMVHKYSDMVLAKLNKTIGELRRLFLVEDLVDSIKFAVLMWILTYVGALFNGLTLLILGLIGAFSCPIVYEKHQAQIDHYLALVNNQVKDVVGKIQAKVPGMKRKAE from the exons tgGTGGATCTCCTCTACTGGCGTGATGTGAAGACCACGAGCGTGGTGTTCGGCGCcgccctgctgctcctcctctccctgatGGTGTGCAGCATCGTCAGCGTGAGCTCCTACATCGGCCTGGCTCTGCTCTCAGTCACCATCTGCTTCAGGATATACAAAGGCATCCTGCAGGCCATCCAGAAGTCAGATGAGGGACACCCATTCAA GCAGTACCTTGACCAGGAGGTGGCGCTGTCTGAGGACATGGTCCACAAGTACAGCGACATGGTTCTCGCCAAACTCAACAAGACCATCGGTGAATTAAGGCGCCTGTTCCTGGTCGAGGACCTGGTCGACTCCATCAAG tTTGCCGTGTTGATGTGGATCCTGACCTACGTTGGTGCCTTGTTCAACGGGCTCACTCTTCTTATTCTGG GTCTGATTGGAGCGTTCAGCTGCCCGATCGTCTACGAGAAACACCAG GCTCAGATCGACCACTACCTGGCTCTGGTCAACAACCAGGTCAAAGACGTTGTTGGAAA GATCCAGGCGAAGGTGCCGGGGATGAAACGTAAAGCGGAGTGA